One stretch of Solenopsis invicta isolate M01_SB chromosome 16, UNIL_Sinv_3.0, whole genome shotgun sequence DNA includes these proteins:
- the LOC105193841 gene encoding alpha-glucosidase, giving the protein MFRSCILIAALIALTGSNSVQVDGKDWYKNSLVYQIYPRSFKDSDKNGIGDLRGITSKLDHVKDIGADALWMSPIFSSPQADFGYDVSNYTDIDDDYGTLDDFDALVAKAKKLGLKVILDFVPNHTSDEHQWFKNSVKGLKPYDEYYVWRDPKEVKKDGTPVPPNNWMSVFGGSAWNYSEVRKQFYLHQFDPKQPDLNYHSNALQEEMKNVLTFWMDRGVEGFRIDAINHMYEDSRFLDEPSSNRSDLPEDDYDILDHIYTKNLPETYDVLQSWRRLMDENPTTANTKMILTEAYADFDLTIKYYKSGSTVPFNFMFIADLNNKSKANDFKNSIDRWMKNIPDGPEYVANWVVGNHDNHRAASRFGEQRADQLSMLAIVLPGVSVIYNGDEIGMLDTKFTWEETKDPAGRRAGPDRFEEKSRDPERTPYQWDSSPNAGFSEAEKDKLWLKVNENYESLNLAKQKDDLISHYKIFKLLSRLKKKPVIEQGSLKTAVYCAECFPVDNVLGVVRRHGKSVVVLMVNFEDDKPVTVNAKLNAKLWLNIREQLIIYAPSLNSKLLPGTSVDMTSVTLPAAASVVFVTSDLFE; this is encoded by the exons GATTGGTATAAGAACAGTCTGGTGTATCAGATCTATCCAAGAAGCTTCAAGGACAGCGATAAGAATGGCATTGGCGATTTGCGAGGTATCACGAGCAAGTTGGATCACGTAAAGGACATTGGCGCCGATGCGCTATGGATGTCACCGATCTTTAGCAGCCCGCAGGCTGATTTCGGATACGACGTTTCTAATTATACCGATATTGATGACGACTACGGTACCTTAGATGACTTTGACGCTCTCGTGGCGAAAGCAAAGAAACTTGGACTGAAAGTAATCCTTGATTTCGTGCCGAATCATACCTCTGACGAGCATCAATGGTTCAAAAACAGCGTCAAAGGGCTAAAGCCCTACGACGAATACTATGTCTGGCGTGATCcgaaagaagtaaaaaaagacGGCACACCAGTACCACCAAACAACTGGATGAGCGTTTTTGGAGGTTCCGCTTGGAACTATAGCGAGGTGCGAAAACAGTTTTATCTGCATCAGTTCGATCCTAAACAACCAGACCTCAACTATCATAGCAATGCGCTACAAgaagaaatgaaaaatgtgttgacTTTCTGGATGGACCGGGGCGTGGAGGGCTTTCGTATTGACGCTATCAACCATATGTACGAAGATTCCCGATTTTTGGACGAGCCGTCAAGTAACAGATCTGATTTACCAGAGGATGACTACGATATCCTGGACCACATTTATACGAAAAATCTTCCTGAGACTTACGACGTTCTCCAGAGCTGGAGACGTTTGATGGATGAAAATCCGACGACCGCTAATACTAAGATGATCCTGACCGAAGCCTATGCGGACTTCGATCTTACTATAAAGTACTATAAGTCGGGCTCAACGGTGCCGTTCAACTTCATGTTTATAGCAGATCTAAACAATAAGTCCAAAGCAAACGATTTCAAGAACTCTATTGATCGCTGGATGAAGAATATACCTGACGGTCCAGAATATGTTGCGAATTGGGTAGTGGGCAATCACGACAATCATCGCGCGGCTTCCAGATTCGGCGAACAACGAGCCGATCAACTTTCCATGCTGGCGATTGTTTTACCTGGTGTGAGTGTGATTTACAACGGTGATGAGATCGGTATGCTTGATACAAAGTTCACATGGGAAGAAACCAAAGATCCTGCTGGACGCAGAGCTGGACCAGATAG ATTTGAGGAGAAATCGCGAGATCCGGAAAGAACGCCTTATCAATGGGACAGCAGCCCTAATGCCGGCTTCTCTGAAGCCGAGAAGGACAAGCTTTGGCTTAAAGTGAACGAGAATTACGAGAGTCTAAATTTGGCAAAGCAAAAAGATGATTTAATCtctcattataaaatattcaagctTTTGAGTAGACTAAAGAAGAAGCCTGTCATAGAACAGGGCTCCTTGAAGACTGCGGTGTATTGTGCTGAATGTTTTCCCGTCGATAATGTTCTAGGGGTGGTACGGCGACACGGAAAATCTGTCGTAGTGCTCATGGTGAATTTCGAAGATGACAAGCCGGTCACAGTCAACGCTAAGCTCAACGCTAAGCTCTGGCTGAATATTCGAGAGCAATTGATTATCTATGCACCTAGCCTAAACTCCAAACTGCTTCCAGGAACGAGCGTCGATATGACTTCTGTCACTCTGCCCGCTGCGGCTTCTGTTGTGTTCGTTACATCagatttgtttgaataa